From the genome of Polynucleobacter sp. AM-7D1:
AATCTATCGGCCAACACCCCTTATAATTCAAGTACTTATATAGATAGTACTTTCATCAAATAAAACATATTCGAGACAGAAAGATTTCACATGTTGGCAACTAAACCATATTTAACCCAGGCTGATGTTCAAAAGATTTTGGATGCAGCAGATAAGCATGCTGCAGCAAATAACTGGGCAGTGACTATCTGTGTCTGTGATGATGGCGGGCATGTATTGGGATTAACGCGTCGTGATGGTTGTGCCCCTGTCTCTGCTTACATCGCTCAAGAAAAAGCGCGTACTGCTGCGATGGGTAAACGCGAGAGCCGTGTTTACGAAGAAATTATTAATAACGGACGCTTTTCCTTTTTATCTGCCCCACATATTTCGGGCATGTTGGAAGGTGGTGTCAATATCGAGGTAAATGGGTTTACCATCGGCGCAGTCGGCGTTTCCGGCGTTAAATCGACTGAGGATGCCGAAACCGCGAAGGCCGGCATTGCAGCCATTCTGTAAGTTACCTTGACAAATACTGTTCCTGAAATAAATTCCCCTACCGGCGCTACTGAGAGTAGCGCCACCCCAGCAACAATTACCTTTGCTGACTTTGGCTTAGATCCAAAGATTCAAAAAGCGGTATCTGAGCAGGGTTACAACACCCCAACTCCGATTCAAGCGCAATCTATTCCGCACGTTTTGGCGGGAAGTGATTTGATGGGCGCAGCCCAAACCGGCACCGGTAAGACGGCCGCTTTTGTGTTGCCGATCATTCAAAAGATTTTGCGTCATGCAAGTAGTAGTGCTTCGCCAGCTCGTCACCCAATTCGTGCATTGGTACTAACGCCGACACGTGAGTTAGCTGTGCAGGTTGCCGAGAATGCAGCAAGCTATTCCAAGCACACTGATTTGCGTGCTGCCGTGGTGTACGGTGGCGTGGATATGAAAGAGCAAGTTGCTACATTGCGTAGTGGTGTAGAGATTTTGATTGCCACCCCAGGACGCTTGCTAGATCACATTGGCTCTAAAGTTGCCAATCTCTCCCAAGTAGAAATTTTGGTTTTAGATGAAGCAGATCGCATGTTAGATATGGGCTTCTTGCCCGACTTGCAGCGCATCATTGATTTGATTCCCGCGCAGCGCCAAACACTCTTGTTCTCAGCAACATTCTCGCCAGAGATTAAAAAATTAGCGCAAAGTTATTTGCGCACACCGGTTACTGTTGAAGTGGCACGCCAAAATGCCGCAGCCGATACCGTCAAGCAAGTAGTCCATATGGTAGCCAGTGAAGACAAGCAACGCGCGATTGTGAAAGTCCTTGAGGCGCGCACTCGTCAAGGTTTATCTCGCCAATGCATCATTTTTACAAACAGCCGTTTAGGTTGTGCTCGATTAGCTCGTTCTTTGGAGCGCGATGGTATTAAAGCGGGCGCGATTCATGGTGATAAGAGTCAAGGTGAACGTACTCTCACTTTAGATGCATTTAAATCTGGCGCGATTGAAGCTCTGGTAGCAACTGACGTAGCTGCACGTGGTTTAGATATTCCGTCGATGCCTTGCGTTATTAATCATGAGCTGCCATTTAATGCGGAAGACTTTATTCACCGTATTGGTCGTACGGGTCGAGCAGGTAGCAAGGGTGATGCGATTGCATTGGTCGATGCCAGTGAAAAACGTTTACTCGACGATATTGAAAAGTTGATGAAACGCAAGTTGGATATCCAGCCTCTACCCGAAGGTAATCCTAGCTACGTTACTAGCAGAAGCTCATCTAGATCAGATGCGCCAGCAAAAATGT
Proteins encoded in this window:
- a CDS encoding heme-binding protein yields the protein MATKPYLTQADVQKILDAADKHAAANNWAVTICVCDDGGHVLGLTRRDGCAPVSAYIAQEKARTAAMGKRESRVYEEIINNGRFSFLSAPHISGMLEGGVNIEVNGFTIGAVGVSGVKSTEDAETAKAGIAAIL
- a CDS encoding DEAD/DEAH box helicase: MTNTVPEINSPTGATESSATPATITFADFGLDPKIQKAVSEQGYNTPTPIQAQSIPHVLAGSDLMGAAQTGTGKTAAFVLPIIQKILRHASSSASPARHPIRALVLTPTRELAVQVAENAASYSKHTDLRAAVVYGGVDMKEQVATLRSGVEILIATPGRLLDHIGSKVANLSQVEILVLDEADRMLDMGFLPDLQRIIDLIPAQRQTLLFSATFSPEIKKLAQSYLRTPVTVEVARQNAAADTVKQVVHMVASEDKQRAIVKVLEARTRQGLSRQCIIFTNSRLGCARLARSLERDGIKAGAIHGDKSQGERTLTLDAFKSGAIEALVATDVAARGLDIPSMPCVINHELPFNAEDFIHRIGRTGRAGSKGDAIALVDASEKRLLDDIEKLMKRKLDIQPLPEGNPSYVTSRSSSRSDAPAKMSDPFFYKPYEPSAVNKSSSGAGNPEEKKVGITPARPAVGALLGGFKKK